In a genomic window of Mesotoga sp. UBA6090:
- a CDS encoding ABC transporter ATP-binding protein — MSIPNESKLLLRADELVKYFPVKAGVFRRVVAQVKAVDDVSFDIYEKETLGLVGESGCGKTTAGMTVLRLYEPTSGRIIVGDEDTTHFFMPLLKARKYLKKTYVEKFSDLKAKSGSVEAALSSFDNDFDKKMAEKYFKEFNEDSGEFMKSLLGNRKDKRKAFRRDAQIIFQDPFSSLNPRMRVKNIIGEGARIHGLATGRDVMDMVADIMTKVGLSKDHMSRFPHEFSGGQRQRIGVARALILNPRLIVCDEAVSALDVSIQAQILNLLSDLQKEFGLTYLFIAHDLGVVKHVSKRVAVMYLGKIAELADKKKLFGNPLHPYTVSLMSAIPEANPEKKKQRILLEGDVPSPINPPSGCRFHPRCPIAKDVCSKEEPKLQDVGGGHYVSCFFPGELKRGL; from the coding sequence ATGAGCATTCCGAACGAAAGCAAGTTGCTTCTCAGAGCAGATGAACTCGTGAAGTATTTTCCAGTAAAAGCTGGAGTCTTCAGAAGAGTTGTTGCACAGGTTAAGGCCGTTGACGACGTCAGTTTCGATATCTACGAAAAGGAGACACTCGGACTGGTCGGCGAGTCTGGCTGTGGTAAGACCACTGCCGGTATGACTGTTCTCAGGCTTTACGAACCGACCTCGGGAAGAATAATCGTCGGAGATGAGGATACAACACATTTTTTCATGCCCTTGTTGAAGGCCAGAAAATACTTGAAAAAGACATACGTCGAGAAATTTTCCGATTTGAAAGCAAAATCAGGCTCTGTTGAAGCCGCCTTGAGCTCTTTTGACAACGACTTTGACAAAAAGATGGCCGAGAAGTACTTCAAAGAATTCAACGAAGATAGCGGTGAATTCATGAAGAGTCTTCTGGGAAACAGGAAAGACAAGAGAAAGGCATTCAGAAGAGACGCTCAGATTATCTTTCAGGACCCGTTTTCTTCTTTGAATCCAAGAATGAGAGTCAAGAATATTATCGGTGAAGGTGCAAGAATTCACGGTCTCGCTACAGGTAGAGATGTAATGGATATGGTGGCTGACATCATGACCAAAGTCGGTCTTTCAAAAGATCACATGTCGAGATTTCCTCACGAGTTCAGCGGAGGCCAAAGACAGAGAATAGGTGTCGCAAGAGCCCTGATTCTTAATCCGCGGCTCATCGTCTGCGATGAAGCCGTCTCCGCGCTTGACGTGTCGATCCAGGCCCAGATTCTTAATCTCTTGAGCGATCTTCAGAAGGAGTTTGGACTTACATATCTCTTCATTGCGCACGATCTTGGAGTCGTGAAGCATGTAAGCAAGCGTGTTGCAGTGATGTATCTTGGAAAGATCGCCGAGCTCGCAGACAAGAAGAAGCTCTTCGGTAACCCGCTCCATCCTTACACGGTTTCTTTGATGTCGGCGATTCCAGAGGCTAACCCCGAAAAGAAGAAGCAAAGAATACTTCTTGAAGGGGATGTTCCCAGTCCGATAAACCCACCTTCAGGCTGCAGATTCCATCCGAGGTGTCCCATTGCGAAGGACGTCTGTTCGAAAGAAGAACCCAAACTGCAAGATGTAGGTGGAGGTCATTACGTTTCCTGTTTCTTCCCGGGAGAACTGAAAAGAGGACTCTAA
- a CDS encoding ABC transporter permease — protein sequence MPAKRKSEFRKVMKKYWTNGTAVLGTCLLFFFIVIAIFAPQIAGVNEMGDNYQIPRASWSSKPIAPSAEHPFGVIGGRDVFYGVVWGTRTAFRLGLIITGFAALIGVIVGSISAYFGGWVDEILMRITDIFLSIPFLVAAMVMTTILGKGLDKVIIALIIFGWMSTARLIRGNILQAREEQYVLAAKALGQKDWVIIIKHILPNTIFPVVVQMSMRIGSYVITAAGLSFLGVGAEPGYADWGTILSFSRNWMTMLDQSWFAIVFPGTAMVLFVLAWNLVGDALRDIFDPRMRS from the coding sequence ATGCCAGCAAAGAGAAAGAGTGAGTTCAGAAAAGTAATGAAGAAATACTGGACGAATGGCACAGCCGTTCTGGGAACCTGTCTCCTGTTTTTCTTCATAGTCATAGCGATCTTCGCCCCTCAGATTGCTGGAGTTAATGAAATGGGAGACAACTATCAGATTCCAAGAGCCTCCTGGTCATCGAAACCGATAGCGCCTTCAGCCGAACACCCCTTTGGGGTTATCGGTGGGAGAGATGTATTTTACGGTGTGGTCTGGGGAACACGAACGGCTTTTAGACTTGGCTTGATCATCACTGGATTTGCCGCCCTGATTGGAGTTATTGTCGGTTCGATCTCTGCGTACTTCGGCGGGTGGGTCGACGAAATTCTTATGAGGATAACTGACATCTTTTTGTCGATTCCCTTCCTGGTTGCTGCAATGGTCATGACAACGATTCTGGGCAAAGGTCTAGACAAAGTTATAATTGCTTTGATAATCTTCGGTTGGATGAGCACAGCGCGTCTGATTAGAGGAAATATCCTTCAAGCGAGAGAAGAGCAATATGTTCTCGCAGCAAAAGCTCTTGGACAGAAGGATTGGGTAATTATTATCAAACATATTCTTCCAAATACGATTTTCCCGGTAGTTGTTCAGATGTCGATGAGAATCGGTTCTTATGTTATCACTGCGGCAGGACTGAGCTTTTTGGGAGTTGGAGCAGAGCCTGGCTATGCCGACTGGGGAACGATACTGTCCTTTTCAAGGAACTGGATGACGATGCTTGACCAATCTTGGTTTGCTATAGTCTTCCCAGGTACTGCCATGGTGCTCTTCGTTCTTGCATGGAACCTTGTCGGAGATGCATTGAGAGATATCTTCGACCCGAGAATGAGAAGCTGA
- a CDS encoding ABC transporter ATP-binding protein, which yields MDEKKALLQVEDLRTYFHTEDGVVKAVDGVTFEVFPGETLGIVGESGCGKSVTSLSIMRLLDEKGEIAGGKIFFDGQDIMAIPESKMMKIRGNDMAMIFQEPMTALNPVFTIGFQIMEAILLHQDVDEKKAREMAIDMLKKVGIPEPEKRIDEYPHELSGGMRQRAMIAMSLSCNPKLLFADEPTTALDVTIQAQILELMKSLQDQYGMALVMITHDLGVIAEMAQRVVVMYAGKVVEYADVHTLFKNPRHPYTWGLMNAIPKLDEDKEVLYNIPGVVPDPLDFPDGCRFNTRCPLATDKCRKEEPPLVEIENEHTAACWHIDKLIETIKVSRAGESA from the coding sequence ATGGATGAGAAGAAAGCGCTGTTGCAGGTAGAAGACTTAAGAACATATTTCCATACAGAAGATGGGGTTGTTAAGGCCGTTGATGGGGTGACCTTTGAGGTCTTCCCAGGCGAGACGCTTGGAATCGTCGGCGAATCTGGCTGTGGAAAAAGTGTCACATCGCTCTCTATTATGAGACTTCTTGACGAGAAGGGAGAGATAGCGGGCGGTAAGATTTTTTTCGACGGCCAAGATATCATGGCGATTCCTGAGTCAAAGATGATGAAGATCAGGGGAAACGATATGGCTATGATTTTTCAGGAACCCATGACGGCTCTAAATCCGGTTTTCACGATAGGATTCCAGATAATGGAAGCTATCTTGCTTCATCAGGATGTTGACGAAAAGAAGGCACGTGAGATGGCAATAGATATGCTGAAGAAGGTTGGAATTCCCGAACCTGAAAAGCGGATCGATGAATATCCCCACGAACTCTCTGGAGGGATGCGCCAAAGAGCGATGATAGCGATGTCTCTCTCCTGTAATCCCAAACTGCTTTTCGCGGATGAGCCCACGACTGCTCTTGACGTGACTATTCAGGCGCAGATTCTTGAGCTCATGAAGTCTCTTCAGGATCAGTATGGTATGGCTCTTGTAATGATCACTCATGATCTGGGAGTAATTGCGGAGATGGCTCAGAGAGTCGTAGTGATGTACGCCGGAAAGGTTGTTGAATATGCTGATGTTCATACTCTCTTCAAGAATCCAAGGCATCCATACACATGGGGGCTTATGAATGCAATACCAAAACTGGATGAAGATAAAGAGGTTCTCTATAACATCCCCGGTGTCGTTCCCGACCCTCTTGATTTCCCCGATGGATGCCGGTTCAACACAAGATGCCCTCTCGCCACAGACAAGTGTCGAAAGGAAGAGCCGCCTCTAGTAGAAATAGAGAATGAACACACTGCTGCCTGCTGGCATATAGATAAGCTCATTGAAACGATCAAAGTATCGAGGGCAGGTGAGAGCGCATGA
- the priA gene encoding replication restart helicase PriA: MLIQVAISNSPLYDTYTYKANELLEPGERVEVNFAGRNTIGYVVSLEGKTGKYRIKSINKRVDERSFLSLEDIKLAEYVMKEYLAPPGKVFDLFFPPGKLLAVDEFIVPISESFEFPPTQKDKFIKEFGEGKLKELLASREVKIMHSFERKTPKKRKTRRVSLTKKTGLLNQDLTPLWQIIVDYLLSVESEEISELEKKLELRSRSPIETLISKGILTAEECEEDDSHWVIPAVDELSGSQREVYREIMESESKAFLLHGLTGTGKTEVYFKVMEYWLNRGRQILYLVPEVSLTPQLLARIRGAFPGRDVRQYHSYLPRGQRQRIWLDAVEQNVDILVGTRSSLWVPMKNTGLIVVDEEHDSSFYQQSLPYYDGVEAALKKAELLDIPIILGSATPRVGHYHLVESDRLSLLRLTERPVGSFPTIEIIDMKEEKNPIISKRALEEIRQTISAAKQVFVFVHRKGYSNYVVCYTCGNTVSCPHCSVSMTYHRSDNSLKCHYCGYKEPAPKFCPVCGSMTLSARGFGTERVEHDLQKYFPSARIMRMDRETIDNPISYEKALLEISRKECQIIVGTKMITKGLDFPDVEMVLIVDADRLMSFPSYDSPETAFQHIAQVSGRSGRASVGKAFIQTFNPNNRIMKAAFERDYETFYLDEITLRKELNNPPFSKIAEVICYGETEDESGLLAEKIAEEIRQARIDSIEVFGPVAPLLSKLKNSYRMKVTVKLLPEANCEFLQKIQKKHPADVQIIINGIGGIV; encoded by the coding sequence ATGCTAATCCAGGTCGCGATCTCAAATTCGCCTCTATATGACACATACACTTACAAGGCTAATGAACTTTTAGAACCTGGTGAGAGGGTCGAAGTCAATTTTGCCGGACGCAACACTATCGGTTATGTTGTATCGCTGGAAGGTAAGACGGGGAAGTACAGAATCAAGAGTATCAACAAGAGAGTCGATGAACGTTCCTTCCTTTCATTAGAGGATATTAAGCTTGCGGAGTATGTAATGAAGGAGTATCTTGCACCTCCAGGCAAAGTATTCGACCTTTTCTTCCCGCCTGGAAAACTTCTAGCTGTCGATGAATTCATCGTTCCCATTTCCGAAAGCTTTGAATTCCCCCCCACTCAAAAGGACAAGTTTATCAAAGAATTCGGTGAAGGCAAGCTTAAGGAGCTTCTGGCTTCACGAGAAGTCAAGATCATGCACAGCTTCGAAAGGAAGACTCCAAAAAAGCGCAAGACAAGGCGAGTATCGTTAACAAAGAAAACCGGGCTACTGAATCAAGACCTAACACCCCTGTGGCAGATCATAGTTGACTATCTCCTTTCTGTTGAATCAGAGGAAATCTCCGAGCTTGAAAAGAAACTTGAACTAAGAAGCAGAAGCCCGATCGAAACACTGATTTCTAAGGGGATACTCACGGCCGAGGAGTGTGAGGAAGACGATTCGCACTGGGTAATCCCTGCGGTAGACGAACTCAGCGGAAGCCAAAGAGAGGTTTATAGAGAAATAATGGAGAGCGAATCAAAGGCTTTTCTCCTTCACGGATTGACCGGTACGGGCAAAACAGAGGTCTATTTCAAGGTCATGGAATACTGGCTCAACAGAGGTCGACAGATCCTGTATCTCGTTCCAGAAGTTTCCTTGACTCCCCAGCTCCTTGCAAGAATAAGAGGTGCTTTCCCGGGAAGGGATGTTAGACAATACCACAGTTACCTGCCGAGAGGCCAGCGGCAGAGAATTTGGTTGGATGCTGTGGAGCAGAATGTCGATATTCTTGTCGGTACAAGGAGTTCACTTTGGGTGCCGATGAAGAACACGGGTTTGATAGTGGTTGATGAAGAGCACGATTCCAGTTTCTACCAGCAGAGTCTTCCCTATTATGATGGGGTTGAAGCTGCCTTGAAAAAGGCTGAGCTGCTAGATATACCTATCATTCTTGGGTCCGCAACACCAAGAGTTGGACACTATCACCTGGTTGAATCTGACAGACTTTCTCTACTCCGTCTAACAGAAAGACCTGTCGGATCCTTTCCCACAATCGAGATAATCGATATGAAAGAAGAGAAGAACCCTATAATCAGCAAAAGGGCACTAGAGGAAATCAGACAAACGATTTCTGCAGCAAAGCAAGTCTTTGTTTTCGTCCATAGAAAAGGATATTCAAATTATGTCGTCTGCTACACATGTGGAAACACAGTTAGCTGTCCTCACTGCTCGGTCTCCATGACATATCACAGAAGCGATAATTCGCTTAAGTGCCATTACTGCGGCTACAAAGAACCCGCACCTAAGTTTTGTCCCGTTTGTGGCTCAATGACTCTCTCTGCACGGGGCTTCGGAACAGAGAGAGTAGAACACGATCTGCAAAAGTATTTCCCTTCAGCAAGAATCATGAGAATGGACAGAGAGACGATCGACAACCCCATTTCATATGAAAAGGCCTTACTCGAAATCTCACGAAAGGAATGTCAGATAATTGTAGGTACAAAGATGATAACCAAAGGCCTTGACTTTCCCGATGTTGAGATGGTTCTTATAGTCGATGCAGATAGACTGATGAGCTTTCCCAGTTACGACAGTCCCGAGACAGCCTTCCAGCATATTGCGCAGGTTAGCGGACGCTCAGGTCGAGCAAGCGTAGGAAAGGCTTTCATTCAAACTTTCAATCCAAACAACAGAATAATGAAAGCTGCCTTCGAAAGGGACTATGAAACCTTCTATTTAGATGAAATAACTCTCCGAAAGGAGTTGAATAACCCACCTTTCAGTAAAATTGCGGAAGTGATATGCTACGGAGAGACTGAGGACGAGAGCGGACTGTTGGCCGAAAAGATCGCAGAAGAAATAAGGCAAGCGAGAATCGATTCGATCGAGGTATTTGGCCCAGTCGCTCCGCTTCTTTCAAAGCTCAAGAATTCCTACAGAATGAAAGTTACCGTAAAGCTTCTGCCAGAAGCGAACTGCGAATTTCTCCAGAAAATACAGAAGAAACATCCCGCCGATGTCCAGATAATTATCAACGGCATCGGCGGAATAGTGTAG
- the miaB gene encoding tRNA (N6-isopentenyl adenosine(37)-C2)-methylthiotransferase MiaB, protein MKVAFRTFGCQMNINDTEAMMGVLSAAGYGIASSEEEADAVIVNTCAVRGKSEDKLYGKLGQLKALKKRKGNLLVGVCGCVAEKNATELLTHKEVDFVFGTRAITRVDKLLKRAELGERFIEMGDFIDELDSDTPRVRTSSHHAWITIIFGCDKFCSYCIVPYTRGREKSREMGDILSEARELAGKGYREITYLGQNVDSYGKDLSDGSSLSELIRETTKIEGIERIWFLTSYPRDFSDELIDVIASSDKISRSIHLPVQSGSNRILKAMNRGYTREYYIDLIDRVKSGIPNVTLSTDLIIGFPGETEEEYEETVSLVKGVRFERINLAMYSPREGTLSARKMADDIPQEVKTRRLNHLLALQKHINREENEKYLDRIIDVIGEGRIKGNGKIYGRTMNNKIVIYEAQPELIGKSVKIRIERVSAGPLYGVLVR, encoded by the coding sequence TTGAAAGTAGCCTTTCGAACATTTGGTTGTCAGATGAACATAAATGATACAGAAGCTATGATGGGTGTCCTATCTGCTGCAGGGTACGGAATCGCCAGCAGCGAAGAAGAAGCAGACGCTGTTATTGTTAACACTTGCGCTGTTAGAGGAAAGTCTGAAGACAAGCTCTATGGAAAGCTGGGACAGCTTAAAGCCCTAAAGAAAAGGAAAGGGAATCTGCTTGTCGGAGTCTGCGGTTGCGTTGCCGAAAAGAACGCGACGGAACTGCTTACTCATAAAGAAGTTGACTTTGTTTTCGGGACGCGAGCGATCACGAGAGTTGACAAACTACTAAAAAGGGCAGAACTGGGAGAGAGATTCATCGAGATGGGCGATTTTATAGACGAGCTCGATTCAGATACCCCTAGAGTGAGAACAAGCTCACATCATGCCTGGATCACCATTATCTTTGGTTGCGACAAATTCTGTTCTTACTGTATTGTTCCATATACAAGAGGAAGGGAAAAGAGCAGAGAAATGGGAGACATCCTTTCTGAGGCAAGAGAACTTGCCGGAAAAGGCTATAGAGAGATAACCTATTTGGGACAGAATGTCGATTCCTATGGTAAAGACTTGAGTGATGGGTCTTCACTTTCAGAGCTTATAAGAGAGACGACTAAGATAGAAGGAATTGAGAGAATCTGGTTTCTCACTTCATACCCAAGAGACTTCAGTGACGAGTTGATCGACGTAATTGCGTCATCCGACAAGATATCTCGCTCAATACACCTTCCTGTTCAGTCGGGAAGCAACAGAATCTTGAAAGCGATGAACAGGGGCTATACTAGAGAATACTACATTGATCTAATTGACCGCGTGAAAAGCGGAATACCCAATGTGACTCTCAGCACAGATCTCATTATCGGTTTTCCTGGAGAGACTGAAGAAGAATATGAAGAAACGGTCTCTTTAGTGAAAGGAGTTAGATTCGAGCGCATCAATCTCGCTATGTACTCACCCAGAGAAGGCACGCTATCTGCCCGAAAGATGGCTGATGATATTCCGCAAGAAGTGAAGACCAGAAGGCTGAATCATCTTCTTGCTTTACAAAAACATATCAACAGGGAAGAAAACGAGAAGTATCTTGACAGAATCATAGATGTAATAGGTGAAGGCAGGATCAAAGGAAATGGCAAGATCTACGGAAGGACAATGAACAACAAAATTGTCATCTACGAAGCTCAGCCTGAACTGATAGGCAAATCTGTTAAGATCAGAATTGAAAGGGTTTCGGCCGGACCCTTGTACGGGGTGTTGGTCAGATAG
- a CDS encoding S1 family peptidase, protein MFSEAFRIASQFTRPVVVLTRSGVKKVNATCGTFMILNREGWIITVAHLWQSYFMYRQQQAKHDIEPEKKIENHSFWWGGDGKVLKDVRPFPEDDLVIGRLEPFDPDEIVEYPAFVTQDEMKIGTSLCRVGYPFSRIRASFDEKNSRFMMDGKSLPSLYPIDGIYTRTVEAPAFKAAKKTTKFIETSSPGLLGQSGGPIVDMKGRVWAIQSRTVHLPLGFSPKVKKGREEIEENQFLNAGWGVHVEKIKDALFSIG, encoded by the coding sequence GTGTTTTCAGAAGCGTTCAGAATTGCAAGTCAGTTCACAAGACCAGTTGTGGTCCTAACGAGAAGTGGTGTTAAAAAGGTAAACGCAACTTGCGGAACATTCATGATACTTAACAGAGAAGGCTGGATAATCACCGTTGCACACCTTTGGCAATCGTACTTCATGTATAGACAACAGCAGGCAAAGCATGATATTGAGCCAGAAAAGAAGATAGAGAATCATTCGTTCTGGTGGGGTGGAGATGGAAAGGTTCTAAAGGATGTCAGACCATTTCCCGAGGATGACCTGGTAATCGGAAGACTTGAACCGTTTGATCCAGATGAGATAGTGGAGTACCCTGCTTTTGTGACGCAAGATGAAATGAAAATAGGGACAAGTCTTTGCAGGGTGGGATACCCCTTTTCCAGAATCCGTGCGTCCTTTGATGAAAAAAACTCTAGGTTTATGATGGATGGCAAAAGCCTGCCCTCACTTTACCCAATCGATGGAATTTACACCAGAACAGTTGAAGCACCGGCCTTCAAGGCAGCAAAGAAGACCACAAAGTTTATCGAGACTTCATCACCAGGTTTGCTGGGACAGAGTGGTGGCCCAATAGTGGACATGAAAGGGAGAGTCTGGGCAATTCAGAGCAGAACTGTGCATCTCCCGCTCGGCTTCAGTCCAAAGGTAAAAAAAGGCAGAGAGGAAATCGAGGAAAACCAATTCCTCAACGCCGGCTGGGGAGTTCATGTGGAAAAGATAAAAGATGCACTGTTTTCTATTGGGTAG
- a CDS encoding nucleotidyltransferase encodes MEYNPFHNGHLYHLSQSKEIVKPDVTVAVMSGNFVQRGEPAIVEKFARAEAALEQGVDLVLELPVVYSLQDAGGFATGSIWTLDHVGVTDVVFGSETDDIDLMKAVSKVLIKEPEHYQDLLKKHLKTGHSFPNARKYALRDFIHTENAALSHRIEEIGSSNNILGVEYLRAIQEIKSKMIPHSIRRVGASYTDEEHRGEFSSATAIRRLIQNGDIESASQTMPKESLDIILREIRCGRGPVFKEDVESFFISFFRLLSREDYCRYYGFVEGLDARFQDCSMEGSLERFLHCVKSKRFTLSRIRRLMYYPVFRFSDDLIRKSNKLGPQYIRILGFNEKGRTHLSNIKHSTKIPIITTASLWRKVVDKSLKEEMKIDVDLLEAQLKRDFKAVRFYSSLHKYPESRARGSDLLSQIVYHRQEQ; translated from the coding sequence GTGGAATACAATCCCTTTCATAATGGCCACCTTTATCATCTTTCACAATCGAAAGAGATTGTGAAGCCGGATGTCACCGTTGCTGTGATGAGCGGCAATTTTGTTCAGCGAGGAGAGCCGGCGATTGTCGAGAAGTTTGCAAGGGCAGAAGCAGCTCTAGAGCAAGGCGTCGACCTGGTTCTCGAATTGCCGGTAGTATATTCCTTGCAGGACGCCGGAGGGTTCGCAACGGGATCGATATGGACGCTTGATCATGTTGGAGTAACAGATGTCGTTTTTGGGAGTGAGACAGACGATATAGACCTCATGAAGGCCGTGTCCAAAGTTCTGATCAAAGAACCCGAACACTATCAGGATCTTCTGAAGAAACATCTTAAGACTGGTCATTCATTTCCTAATGCCAGAAAGTATGCTCTGAGAGACTTTATTCATACTGAAAATGCAGCTCTTTCACACCGAATAGAAGAGATAGGTTCATCCAACAACATCCTGGGTGTGGAATACCTGAGAGCGATTCAAGAGATAAAGAGCAAGATGATTCCCCACTCAATAAGGAGAGTCGGGGCTTCTTACACTGATGAAGAGCATCGTGGAGAATTTTCTTCCGCAACGGCAATTAGAAGGCTGATTCAAAATGGCGATATCGAGAGCGCTTCTCAAACAATGCCAAAGGAATCATTAGATATAATCCTTCGGGAAATAAGATGCGGTAGAGGTCCCGTTTTCAAGGAGGATGTTGAATCCTTTTTCATTTCCTTCTTCAGGCTCTTGTCAAGAGAGGATTATTGCAGATATTATGGGTTTGTCGAAGGTCTCGACGCGAGATTTCAAGATTGTTCCATGGAAGGAAGTCTTGAAAGGTTTCTCCACTGCGTCAAGTCGAAACGGTTCACCTTATCTAGAATCAGACGGCTTATGTACTATCCCGTCTTTAGATTCTCCGATGATCTAATAAGAAAAAGCAACAAACTCGGCCCTCAATACATTCGGATACTGGGCTTCAATGAAAAGGGAAGAACTCATCTTTCGAACATCAAGCACTCAACGAAGATCCCAATAATAACCACGGCTTCTTTATGGAGAAAAGTAGTAGACAAATCTCTTAAAGAAGAAATGAAGATAGATGTTGACTTGCTTGAGGCACAGCTAAAGAGGGATTTCAAGGCCGTCAGATTTTACTCAAGTCTCCACAAGTATCCCGAAAGCAGAGCAAGAGGCTCTGACCTACTATCACAAATCGTTTACCACAGACAGGAGCAGTAG